A segment of the Sanyastnella coralliicola genome:
ACAACCAGCTGGATGTTCTCTGGATTGATTTCATCCAGACGGGAAAGATTCAGCTCAGCATAGAACTGACTGTCATCACTTCTCTTCGAAAGAACGCTTGAACGCTGGGGTTCTCCCATACGCATGCGATCAATTTTGATGTCGAGGTATTCGCGTTCGCTGGGCGATAACACAAACAATCCATCTTTCGGATCGAAGACATTCAGTCCAACGAGATCATGCTTTTCTAGTCCATAAAGCTCACAGGCGCGCTTATTTGCCCTTACTACCTTCTTTCCATCAAGTAGCATTACTGCATCCGCGCTAGCGTAAAATAAAGCCTCAAATTGATCTGAAAATCGTTTTTGCTGGGTGATATCCACTAAGGTCCCTACAATGCTCTGTTTGCCATTATAATCGATCACATAGGCATTCTCAACACAGTAAGCGATCGACTCATCTTTGCGTTGGTAGCGAACTTCTTTGTTTCGAACGCTTCCTTCTTTGATCAAATCACGAAGGAATTTCGCGCGGTCTTTTTCGTGGACGTACAGTGCATTTCCATTGAGCTTCGCCAACTCAGCTTTTGTGTAACCCATTAATTGGCAAAAGGCATCGTTGTACGCTAGAATTTCTCCATCCAAGGTTGTCTCGTAGATACCTGCGACATTGTTCTCAAATACCTTGACAGCATGGCTCCCAGGGTAAATCATTTGAGGATGATGGAGGCTAATCAAGGCATGCGATTGTTCTCCACAGAACGGAGCAATCGTGACTTGGCCGAAGGTAGATGACTCTTCAACCACCCAATTTCCACTGCTCAATTCTTCAGTAGATCGGGTCAGTAAATCTTTGAGTTCTTCAGGAAGTGCATTGTCTTCAGTGTCAACTCCTAGGTTTTGGAGAAACCAATTTGCGCTATCATTCACGCACACCATGGTATGGTCAGCGGCGCTCACCACTAACTGTGCATCTTGATTACGTTCTACCCACTGAAGGAGTGCTTTGTTCACGTTACCTACTCTTCGAAATCTGCAGGTAATTTAGCACCATTGATCTTTACTTTCTCATCCATCTCATACTTGATGGTAACAATTAAGATTCCATCTTCCTCGTAGTAGCGCCAATCGCCGTCTTTAGCGCCACCCTCGTACTTTCCGAAGATCTTCACTTGACCATTGCGATACCACCATCGATGTTTCCCGATTGGAACACCACTTAGGAATTCACCTTGAAAGTATTTTTTGCCATTATCGTAGGTGTAGAGCCATTCTCCGTTCTTCTCACCATCGATGTATTCGCCTTCTTCCTTGTGGTCATTGACATGATAAAACCACGGTCCATTCTTATATCCATCGATGTACATTCCCTTGTGGATGATCTCACCGTTGCGATCGTACTCTACGAATTCGCCGTCTTCTTTTCCTTTTCGGTAGACCTCTTCACGTTGTGTTTCTCCATCTTCGAAGAACCAAGTCCAAGATCCATGAGGCTTCCCTTGTCGGTAGTTTCCATTCTGTTCTTTCTTTCCACTAGGGAAATAGAATTTCCACTTGCCTTCACGAAGTCCGTCTACATACTCCCCTTCCGCACGGATTTCTCCCGTTGGGTAGAATAGTTTCCACGGACCCTGGTATCTACCTTCCGCATCCACAATTCCTTCTCCCAATTTGACATTGCCGTCGTACACGTAGCTGGTGATGATCTCACCTTCCTTGTTGTACTCACGGAATACCCCTTGCTTGGAATCATCTCGATATGAACCCACAATTTTCAGATGTCCATCTGGGTAGTATTCTTTTCGAATGTCGAGCATCACTGCCTCATCAGCATCTGTGACAAGCTCTCCACCCAAGTATTTTTCAATGCGATCGAGTCGGCCATTCTTCTTGTAGATCTTAAAGACTCCATTTTTGACGCCGTTCGTCCAGTATCCTTCTTCTTTCTTTTTCCCGTTCGGAAAGAACTCTACCCAGTATCCGGTTTTCTTGCCTTCGCGATTGAATCGATTCAACTTTTCAATACTGCGTAGGAAGCCGTTCTCGTAATTGAGGTAAGTGATAATTCGGCCATCTTTCGCGAATTCTTGTCCTTTCCCTTCTTCTTTGTTGTCAACGAATGTCAAGGTGCGGTAAAGCTCACCGCTTTCGTAGAAGTATTTCGCTTCCCCTTGTTTTTGATTCTGATCCCACGGTGTAATCGAAATCATATTTCCTTCTTCAGAAAACTCGATTTCTTCGCCTTGCTTCAAATCCTCGCTGTAGTTGATGATGCGCTCGAGCTCACCATTCTCTCGATAGAAACTCCAAGAGCCTTCTAGTTTTCCGTTTTTACGATCGCCTTCTGTTTTCAGCAATCCGTTCTCGAAATATGTCTTCCAAGTGCCGGTAGGTAATCCGTCTTTCATGACCCCCTCGCTCGACAACACTCCATTGGCATAAAAGAATTGAGTGTAGCCTGCATCTGTGGTGTCAATCTGGGCTGAGACTGTCACACAAAAAAAGAGGATGCTCAGGGAGCTTATCAGAGTTTTCAACTTCATTAATAATGAATATCTAATTCTTTAAAAAAGGAATAGATGTTATTATAGGCTTGTTAGTACCGTGTAAAATGTAGTCCAAGTTTTCTTGGTTCTGTAATTTGTACACATTCATCGGGATTTACCCACATTCTACTCACAATTTTTCTTCTTGAATACCAAGGTCATAACGTACATATCAACATTTAGGTGTGTTATTGAATGTGTACAACCAACCTTGTGCATAGCGTTTAATAAATCTTCATTCCTCGTTCATGAATGTGCGCAAAAATAGTACCGAGACTTTCTGCGATTGTTCATAAGCTTTTATACCTGGAAGAAATTTTCGCATTTCAAACTAAAACTTGTCATGACTAGTTAACACCAACTAACATCTACTTAACATTTTGTTGACAACGTCGATATTTTCTTGATATAAGGTCATATGTCTTGACCAGGTTCAATGGTAACCGTGCAAATGTGGTTACTTTTGAGGCAAAGATTCAGAAATGAAAGTAGCAATCGGAGCAGATCACGCCGGATACGAGCGTAAAGATTTCATTAAAGAGGTATTAAGCGCTCTCGGACACGAGGCAGATGATAAAGGAACGCATTCAGGTGATTCAGTAGATTACCCTGATTTCGCGCACCCAACAGCTGAAGCTGTAGAATCTGGAGATGCTGAACTCGGTGTATTGATCTGTGGATCTGCCCAAGGTGTGGCCATGACGGCGAACAAACACCAAGGGATTCGTGCAGCTGTGTGCTGGACACCTGAGATTGCTGCCCTAGCTCGTCAGCATAACAACGCAAACATTTGTTGTATCCCTGCTCGATTTGTTGATGAGGACGTAACCAAGGAGATTATCGAAACTTTCTTCAAGACTGATTTTGAAGGAGGAAGACATGATCGTCGAGTAGGAAAAATTGCATGTTCATGAGGAAGTTCATTGTAATGGCGCTAGTTCTTCTAGCGATGGGTACCAATGCCCAACAGATTGATTCATTGGCAGTTAAGTATGCAGAAACAATCACTGCAGACGAATTGAAGGAGCACCTGATGATCCTGGCAAGCGATGAATACGAAGGTCGCGAGACAGGTGAAAAGGGCCAGAAGATGGCAGCGGAATATATTGCTAACTACTTTAAGTCACTAGGAGTTGAGCCTGTGGTGAATGGTAGTTACTTCCAAGAGTTCCCATTGAAAACGGAACGCACGAATAAAGGAAGTCTTATGATGGGAGACATCAATCTTTCATTCTATGAAGACTTCTACTTCTTTTCAGGATTCAGCGCTCAAGAGATTAAAGGTGAAGCCGTATTCGCCGGATACGGAGTAAATGCTGACAACTACAGCGATTACAAAGACATTGACGTCAAAGGAAAGATCGTATTCGTTCTTCCAGGTGAACCAAAAGATTCAGAAGGAAACTCAATCATTACAGGAAACGACAAAGTTTCTGAGTGGACTACCGATTGGAGAATGAAGCGTGACTACGCGATGGAAATGGGTGCAAAAGCACTCATCACATACCGTCCGGGTTACGACCAGTACATTGGTAGAATCAAGTACTGGTTAGAGAATCCAGGGATGAGCCTTGACATGGAACGCGAAGAGCGTACTGAAGTACTCCCTATGTTCTTCACCTCTGAGGAGCACTTTGCTGAGTTGATTGCGAACGGTAAAGGCGGTAAACTAGCGAAGCTTCAGAAGAAGATCATGAAGAAAGGAGTTTCGATTTATAAGGAACTTTCAAAGGAGGTGAGCATTAGCGTACAGCGTGAGCAACGCAAGTTTACCAGTGAAAATGTACTGTGTTTCATTCCTGGATCGGATCCTGAATTGGCTGATGAAGTAGTGGTGGTAACCTCTCACTATGATCACGTTGGAAAGAACGAAACGGAAGTCTTTAACGGAGCTGATGATGATGGCTCAGGTACGGTGACTGTGCTTGAAATTGCTGAAGCATTCATGCAGGCCAAAAAAGATGGAAACGGACCACGAAGAAGTGTTCTTATCATGACAGTGAGTGGTGAAGAGAAAGGACTCCTTGGAAGTGAGTGGTACTCTGAAAACCCAATTTTCCCGCTAGAGAATACGGTTTGTGACTTGAACGTAGATATGATCGGACGAGTTGATGAGGCGCATGCTGACAATGAGAACTACATCTACCTTATTGGTTCTGATAAGTTGAGCACACAGCTGCACGATGCGAGTGAGGCGATGAACTCTACCTACACAAAGTTGGAATTGGATTACACTTACAATGATCCTGACGATCCGAATCGATTCTACTACCGAAGTGATCACTACAACTTTGCGAAGCATGGTATTCCAGTAATCTTCTACTTCTCAGGGGTGCACGAAGATTACCACCAGCCTACGGATACACCTGATAAGATCATGTACGAAAAGACTTCAACGATTGCGAAATTGATCTTCCATACGGCATGGGAGATTGCGAATCGTGATCAACGTCTAGTGGTAGATGTAGAGAATGATTTTGAGTGATCAAGAGTTCATGAGTCGGTAGTAGAATACACCACCGATAAGCGAACCAGGTATACTCGTTGCAAACACAAAAAGCAACGGCAGTTCTGCTGTGAGCCAAGCACTGAGTGAAAGCTCCATGTTCACGGCAAAGAGAATCATGTAGGTCATCCCGGCGAGATTCACCAAAAATGCCAACGGAAAGAGTACTCCTTTTAAGATTGGATTCTTGACTGGGGCGAAAACCTTGGTGTTTGGTGAAGTTTCTTCAGAATCTAGCAGGTCTTCATTTGATTGACTTTGCTGATGCCGATTCCAAAGTACGGCAACGATAATGCAGTTGAAGGCGTGCATTAAGCCGATTAAATGCTCATTGAGTGTATCAGCACTATCATGTGTCATTCCATCGCCAATACCACTAAATCCGACTAGATAGACGAGAAAATATGGGATTGAAAGTGCGAGAAGGAATACACCGAGGTCTTTCATGAAGTACTTTCTTCCAATAACTCGGAAATGATGCTTTCTGTTGCTTCCTGGTACATTTCGTATTTCACACCAGTTCCAGGACCATAGAAGCCTGTATGGATGTGACGAATATTTCCGTCCCCATCAATGAAAAGACTCGTTGGGAATGAGCTGATATTACTTAGCATAGGAAACTTCTCAGCAGCCTTTGATTTGCTAGCCTTTCCACCAAGGTAAATGGTATAAGGCAACTCCAATTCATCAATGTATTTCTGAAGATGAATCTGGTTGGTAGAGAAGTCATCAGATCGTTCAAAAGCAATCGGAAGAATCTGTAAGCCTTGATCCGCATAACGTGCATGAAGATCTGCGAAGTAGCGTGATTCATCAAGACAATTCGGACACCAAGAACCGAAGATTTGTACGATAGTCACTTTGTTAGCGAAAGTCTCCGCGTTGATTTCCATGAGTTCACCGTCCATATCAATGGCTGTGAATGCAAGTGCTTCATCGCTCACCAATTCTGTAATCTCAAAAGGATCTCGAAGTTCGGCAGTGTCATCACGAACACCTTCAAATGACTCATGCCAATGTGTTCCACTTTTGAATACCCCGGCGATGCTGTCTGCTGTATGATCAAATTCAAACCAAAAGACGTGACTTCCATCGAAGCATTGGAGGGTACTTTTTCCATTTACCGTTTCACCGTAGAGGTAGCGATAATCACCAGTTTCTGTTTCGAAAGTACCGGTGATTGAACCATCAGAAGTTTTGAATTGACCAAGGGCGCGGTACATATCGTCAGTATTCGGACTGAATGAAACGTCATAGGTCTGCTCTTCCGTTTCTCCTTTTGTAGCCATCATTTCCTCTTCTGATACACTAGCGTGGAATGGGATCATATAATCTCCCCCACGAGCGGGATTGTACCAGTTACCATCAATGGTATTGGTCTCAGAAATGGTTCCAATAAAGTAAGTGTGGTAGACAGGCATTTCGATGTAAATGCTATCTCCGCCGATCATCGCAGGGTCGGTAGTAATCTCTTCTTCACCGTTATGAAAAGTAAAGCGGAAAGTACTGTCAATGGATACGTGTTGCTTCAGCATGGTGTCTGGAGCGAGCTCGTATTCAAAGGCCCAATTACCTGTTGTTAGCGGACTTTTTGGTTCAGATGGTTTCTCATCTGGAGTTACCTGCGAAGTACATCCAGCGATGAGGAGTATTAGTAGTAAGTAAAGGCGCATTGGGTGAAGATAAGAGAAGCCCCCGAATTTGGAGGCTTCAATGCATATTTTGACGTGGAATGCTAAGATCAGATATCGAACTTGATACCTTGAGCTAGAGGCAAATCACGGCCATAGTTAATCGTGTTCGTCTGACGACGCATGTACGCTTTCCAGGCATCAGATCCTGACTCGCGTCCGCCACCAGTTTCTTTCTCACCACCGAATGCACCACCGATTTCAGCACCAGAAGTTCCGATGTTGACGTTGGCGATACCACAGTCAGATCCATTTGCTGAGAGGAACTGCTCAGCTTCACGGATACTTCCTGTCATGATTGCTGATGAAAGTCCTTGCTTCACACCATTCTGCTTAGCGATAGCATCATCAAGATCAGAGTAAGACATCACGTAAAGGATAGGAGCGAACGTCTCTTCCTGTACAATGTGGTAGTGGTTCTCTACTTTAGCGATAGCTGGCTTCACGTAACATCCAGACTCATACCCTGGTCCTTCAAGTACACCGTGATCAGTAATGATCTCACCACCTTCTTTTGTCACTTGTTCAAGTGCACCTAAGTATGCGTTTACGGCATCTTTATCGATCAATGGACCAACGTGGTTGCTCTCATCCAATGGATCACCGATACGTAGTTGTCCGTATGCTTTTACCAATGTTTCAGTAACACGATCTACCATTGAATCATGAACGATGAGACGACGTGTAGAAGTACAACGTTGTCCTGCCGTACCAACAGCACCGAATACCAATGCTGGAATAATCATTTCAAGGTCAGCTTCAGGAGTAATGATCACAGCGTTGTTACCACCAAGCTCGAGAAGAGACTTTCCAAGACGACCGGCAACTGTTTGTCCAACGATTTTACCCATACGGATAGAACCTGTTGCACTGATCAATGGAATGCGTGTATCAGTTGTCATCATTTCACCTACAGTGTAATCTCCGTTCACAAGACAAGAGATACCTTCAGGCAGGTTGTTTGCTTTCGCAACATCTTCCCAGATGTTCTGACAAGCAACACCACAGATAGGAGCTTTTTCAGATGGCTTCCATACACAAACATCACCAGCGATCCATGCGATAGCAGTGTTCCAGTTCCAAACGGCAACAGGGAAGTTGAACGCAGAGATGATACCTACAATACCTAGTGGGTGCCATTGCTCGTACATGCGGTGACCTGGACGCTCAGAGTGCATTGTCAAACCGTACAGCTGACGAGAAAGACCTACAGCGAAGTCACAGATGTCGATCATCTCTTGTACTTCTCCAAGACCTTCTTGGTAAGACTTACCCATTTCGTAGCTCACCAATGCGCCAAGTGCTTCTTTCTTTTCACGAAGCGCCTCTCCATATTGGCGAACGATTTCACCACGCTTGGGCGCAGGAATATTTCTCCAGTGTGCGTAAGCTGATGTAGCCGTCGCAATCACTTTTTCGTAATCTTCTTTAGTAGTTGTACTCACCGATGCGATAGCAGAACCATCTACTGGTGTGTATGAAGTAATGCTCGGTCCATTTCCGAAGTGATCACTTCCTGTGCTTGTACCGTGATTCTGTTCTTTAATTCCGAGGTCACTCAGAATTGAACGAATGTCAAGTGCTGTTGTGGTTTCCATTGCGTTTTATTAGGCCACAAAGGTACTACAATGCTAATCAAGGCGAAAATTACGTAAACAATTGAAAATCAGTAAACTATCATCACTAACGGAAATGGGGTGATTTTCTTGTTTCTCGAATTATTGATATGCTACCCCTAGCGAAGGGTGAAACAGGCTTAAAAGGCCTTAAAACGACTCAAACATGTTCCACGTGGAACATTTAGGGGGTTATCGACCTAAGTAGACTAAAAGGACAGAAATATCCGCCGGTGACACCCCACTGACGCGAGAGGCTTGTCCGATCGTTCCAGGTTGAGCATCTTTCAATTTTTGACGTGCCTCACTACTCATGGATGTCAATCGATCGAATTCAATGTCTGATGGAATGATGATGTTTTCAAGTCGGTTCATCTTGTCAGCCATCTCTTGCTCCTTAGCGATATACCCTTCGTACTTCTGCATGATCTGAACAGACTCGATGACCACAGGATCGTACTTCGAAAGTTCCACGTGGAACATTTCGCTGGCGTTGGCTAGTGTTTCCATGTCTATATGCGGACGAGTAATCACAGACGACAGCTTCACTTTTTGCTTGATCGGCGCACTGTTTTTCTCTGTAAGAACAGGGTTCGCTTCTTCAGGAGAGATGCTGGTTTTGTCCATGTATTTCCGAAGCGACTTCATAGACTCTTGCTTCTTCCCTACTAATTCCATGCGTTCATCAGAGGCTAAACCTAGACTATGGGCAAGTGGAGTGAGTCGTTCATCGGCATTGTCTTGACGAAGAAGAATACGGTACTCTGCCCTTGACGTGAACATGCGATAAGGTTCATTCGTGCCCTTCGTGACGAGGTCATCAATCAACACACCGATGTATGCTTCGGAACGTTGCAGTGTGAATGGATCTTTCTCGTTGACTTTGTGGTGTGCATTGATACCTGCCATCATACCCTGGCATGCGGCTTCCTCGTATCCAGTAGTTCCGTTAATCTGTCCTGCGAAGAACAGATTCGAAATCAATTTTGTCTCGAGTGTATGGCGCAATTGCGTTGGCGGGAAGTAGTCATATTCCACGGCATAACCTGGACGGAACATGCGAGCATTTTCAAATCCTGGGATCTCTCGCATCGCCTTCATTTGAATCTCTTCAGGTAGACTCGTTGAGAAACCGTTGACATAGACTTCTACGGTATCCCACCCCTCTGGCTCAACAAAAACTTGGTGTCGATCTCGCTCTGCAAAGCGATCAATCTTGTCTTCAATACTCGGACAATATCTTGGGCCACTACCTCGAATCCGACCATTGAACATCGGACTGCGATCAAATCCTTCCTTCAGAATGTCGTGTACCGTTGGGTTGGTATAAGTGATATGGCAACTACGTTGAGTGGTCAAACGATGTTGTGCGAGGTAGGAGAATCCACTAGGGTTTTCATCTCCAGGTTGCTCATCCATCACGTCGTAATTCAAAGAACGGCCATCCACACGTGGAGGTGTTCCTGTTTTCATTCGACCAGACTCAAACCCTAAAGATTCGAGTTGAGCTGTGATACCAGTAGCTGCTCGTTCACCTGCACGTCCACCCCCGAACTGTTTTTCACCAAGGTGAATGAGGCCATTGAGAAAGGTTCCATTCGTAAGAACAACACTTTTAGCTTTGATTTGAAGACCCATTTGTGTCTCCACACCAACACATTTTTCGCCTTCGATAAGTAGTCCGCTGACCATATCTTGCCAGAAGTCTACGCCCGGTGTACGCTCTAACATGAGGCGCCATTCTGTAGCAAAAATGAGACGATCATTCTGCGTTCTTGGGCTCCACATGGCAGGTCCTTTGGAACGGTTAAGCATGCGGAATTGAATAGCCGATTTATCGCTAACAATCCCAGAGTAACCACCCAAGGCATCAATTTCTCGAACGATCTGACCTTTGGCTATCCCTCCCATTGCGGGGTTACAGCTCATTTGTCCGATGGTTCCCATGTTCATGGTAATCAACAGGACGGAAGATCCTAGGTTGGCAGCAGCGGCTGCGGCTTCGTTGCCGGCGTGTCCTCCACCTACAACGATGACATCATAATCTCGTAGCATGTGCAAATTGTTCCACGTGAAACGTCAAAAACTAAAAGGTGCGCAAAGTTAGGCAGTAATCCTCTTTACTTCGCATAACTGTTTGATCAGCTGGAGTCTTGTCTTTGTATCCCATCAAGTGAAGTACCCCGTGAATAATCACCCTGTGCAGCTCGTCGGTCATGGTTGACCCACCACTTTTAGCGTTGTCTTTCACACGGTCAAGAGAGATAAAAAGATCGCCTGAGACGAGGGTGTCTTCAGTGTAATCGAAGGTGATGATATCAGTGTAGTAATCGTGATTCAGATGCTCACGATTCATGTCAAGTAGGTAGTCATCGCTACAGAAAACAATGGTGATTTCACCTACCTCATGGTCGTGTTTTTGGATGCAATCATTCACCCAGTTTCTAACAGAGCGAAGCTTACGTAGGCGATAGGAAGTGTCAGCGTTCGTGAACGCAATTGAAGAATCAAGCAAGAGCTTCGAATTCGAGTTGAACGAGCTTTCCGTCATCGTGGAACTCGCAGTGATCAGCGAGGTTTCGCATCAAGAATACACCACGTCCGTTAGGCTTCTCACGATTCTCTGGAGCTGTTGGATCAGGAAGATTGTCGTAATCAAAACCAGGACCTTCATCTTCGATAAAGAAACGAAGAGTCTTTCCGTCGATCTCGTAGCGAACCATAACTTGCTTCTCTTCGTCAAGTTTGTTGCCGTGTACGATCGCATTGTTGACCGCTTCTGTCAAAGAGATCAAGATGTTTCCATAGTGATCTTCTGTGACCTTGAAGTTCTCAACGACTTGATCGATCAGCTTTTCTACGATAGCAATGTTCTCGGTCTGAGAAGCAAAGCGCACTACATTTCCGGTCTCCGGTGTGGTCATTGAACGTCTGTAATTAGCGATCCAAATTATTAAAATAATCGTTGACTTTCTCTTTGTAGTACGGTTTCAATGAAGGTGGCACTGTTCGTAACAGCTCAATCTCCTTCTCTTTCTTACGCAGATACTCTTCCATAGAGTCTGGCTCACCTTTCAAATTCTGGTCTCCAGTGCGTGATTTACGCTTCTCTTCTTCTCCACGGGTACGCTCTGATTCTTCTGCTTTTAGCAGTCGAATCAGGATGTCTTGCTGACGCTCGATGGTCTGTTGATCAATCTGCTTGTTGACGATGTCTTCTTCGATCTGCTCCATTTCTTTCGCGATCTGCTTAAAGCCATTTCCATTGCCACTTCCATCTTCATTCAGCTTCTGGCCCATCTGTTCCATCATCTGTCGAATAGCGGCCTGTTGAGCGGCCATTTTAGCGAGCTCTTTGCTCATTGGCTTCTTGCCATTTTCTCCTTGGCCATCTTTACCACTCTTGCCCATCTGTTCCTTCATTTGCTCTAGCTGCTTCGATAGCTGCTCTTGCATCTTCTTCATCTCTCCTGCCGATGGAGATGGCTTAGGTTGACCGTTTCCACCAGGCTTCTCACAGTTCCCTTGTCCAGGCTTTTGACAAGACATTTGATTCTGCATTTGCTGTAGGGCTTCATCGAGCAGCAATGCCAAGTTGTTGAACGAGGTCATCACGTATTGCTGGTGCATGGTTACCTCTGGGGTGTTGCGCTCACCTACTTCATCGAGTGCATCTCCCATGTGGCTATTGACCAGGCCAATTTCTCTGTTGACGATAGGTGCTAATTGCATAATACGCATGCTCAACGCGTAGAGTGAATCCTCCACCATTTTTGCATCGTCTTTTAGCTTGCGCTGCACTTGTCCGTACTGCACATATTTCGGGTCGTTCTTATCAACTACTTTGAAGTCGCCCATCAAGCCTTCTTGATCGAACGAGAGGGTAATGATGTTCTCCAACAAAGCCCGAAGAGCATCCATGTCTTCTTCCATCTGTTCAGACTCACCGCTTTCCATGGCCATCTCCATTTGTTGGGCCATTTGCTCCATCTGTTCACCTGCATTCTGCTGAGAATCAGAGGCTTTGTTCTTTTTATTCTTGTCTAGCTGCTCAGAACTTTCCTGCATTTCCTGTTCAATGCTCTCCTGCTCTTCTTCCGTATCAGGCATCGCGTTCGGATTTTCGAGGTCTTGGTTCATTTCCTCGAGCTTATCCATCTCTTCTTTGAGCTCTTCAAAACGCTCGTTCAATTCGTCTTGCTTCTCCTTAAGTTCTTCGCTATCAGCTTCTTTGTCTTTGCTTTCTTCAGCAAGCTCTTTCTGATCCTCAGCAAGTTCTTTGAGTTCGTCAATGGTTTCTTCCATCTTCTGTTCGAACTCTAATTGCTTGAACTGTTCTAAGGCACGATCGAGTTCTTTTTCCAAGTCCTCAGCGTCCATATCCATCTGCTCCACCTGCTCTTGAAGCTCTTCTTTGTCGAGTTCCTCCATGAGCTTTTGGATCTCATCGTAGAGCTCTTGAAGCTCTTCGTTCATCACTTCATTCATCAACTCTTGAAGCTGTTCTTGCTTCTCCTGAATTGACTCATTCTGCTGGTCGAGCT
Coding sequences within it:
- the ybeY gene encoding rRNA maturation RNase YbeY, producing MLDSSIAFTNADTSYRLRKLRSVRNWVNDCIQKHDHEVGEITIVFCSDDYLLDMNREHLNHDYYTDIITFDYTEDTLVSGDLFISLDRVKDNAKSGGSTMTDELHRVIIHGVLHLMGYKDKTPADQTVMRSKEDYCLTLRTF
- a CDS encoding ATP-binding protein, with translation MTTPETGNVVRFASQTENIAIVEKLIDQVVENFKVTEDHYGNILISLTEAVNNAIVHGNKLDEEKQVMVRYEIDGKTLRFFIEDEGPGFDYDNLPDPTAPENREKPNGRGVFLMRNLADHCEFHDDGKLVQLEFEALA